DNA from Fusarium verticillioides 7600 chromosome 4, whole genome shotgun sequence:
CCATGATTGCTTCAGGGATTCGATTGGATAAGCACCCCATTATTGGTTCCCCGATGCGACGGCCCGGATGGATTAACGTGCCGGTCTCTCCACCAGAGCTTATTTTGCGGATAGTATGCGAGATCCGAGTGCGAGATACTTAATTCAGTGCTAATTGATTAGTGATATCACCTATACTTAGGTAGAATATCAAACATGACCGCTTCTCAAACGGAGGAGACAGAGTATTATGCTCATACACTCACTAACTCAAAACCATGTCATGTTCCCCAATGCATCTCATACCACCAACGCCTAGACCTATCCCAATCATATGATAATCTCCCCATCCCAATGCTATGCTTGCTATGCCTTCTGAGTCTACTCTCTGGTATCCTTATTCATCATCGCTCATCTCCATCATACtaccctccttctcaggcGAaccgtcctcgtcctccAAAACCGTCATTCGTCTCGTTCGTCTCAATCTCCCCTTACCCTTCTCCGGTCTCCCTGGTGTTTTTCGACTCCCGTTGACCTTGACGGCTGCATCATGCTTCCGTTGTCCCAACGTGCGCTCAAAGTCCAGgagatcctcagcttcagacTCTGCCGCGCCATCAATCAATGCCGTCTCTTCTAGCGCTTTGTTCAATAACTCTGTTGCGATGCTGTCCTGAGGATTTATCGCCAGCGCTTCATGGAGAACGACCACTGCCTCGTCAGGCTTACTCTGTTCCATGAGAATCAGCCCCTTCGCGCTGAAGATGGCCGCATCCTTGCCTCCCTGTCTTAGCACCTCGTCAAACTCGGCGAGCGCTCGATTAAAGTGCCTCAGCCTTCTGAAAGCGTGTCCAAGATTTGTTCTCGTAGCCAACCAAGCCGAAGGGTCGCTATCCATATCATCAGCGATCTTAAGCGCTGCTGTAAAGTACTGTGCTGCCTCCTTGGGTTTGTCTTGGTGGTATTTCACGATGCCCATTTCATTCAAGAGTAAGGGGTCTGTTTTGCAAAGGCCATAGGCTGTTTTCAAAAACTCCTCCGCAAGCgtcatgttgttgagagcgTGATTTTGCATGCCCAAAAACACTTGCGGCAAATGTGTTCCCATGAACAATCTCGCTGCCGTTGAGTAGGCCGAAATTGCTTGGTCGTGTTCGCCCTCGGCCGCAAAAGTGTGTGCAAATCCAATCCATGCCGGTCCAAAATGTGCGTCCATCATACTCGCTTTGCTGAAATATCGTCGTGCCTCAGGGATTTTGCCAATCGAAAAGTAGTAAATACCAACTGCGAGCCATGAACATGGTTCTTCAGGGTGACTATCAGCCAGGTCGTGGGCAATCAAGAAAAGGaggttcttctctttcagcTCAAACAAACAGGCCAGATGGACCGGGTACACGCTGAAGTTGTACTTGTCTTCCTGTAGGATCCCATTTGTGATATTCAGAGCGTCCCGGTACCGACATTGCGTATAGAGAAGATCTGCACGAGCAAGCTGTAGGTCTGGATTTGATGCAAGGTGGTAATGTGTCGAGAGAGAATCGTATGCTGTCTCAAAGGCTGCAGGATTGCGGTATTTGGACAGTCGCGTCGTGTAAAGCATCTTAGTAAAGTCGGCAGCCTGCTGAGAAGACGAGACATCTCCAGAGACATGAATGGAATCAaagtccaagctctcaaggaACTGCCACTCTTCGTCAGGCGACAATAACGAATTGCTCATCAGTTGCTGGAACGCCTCAAAGCACTGGACATCGATTCGCACAGCGTCTTTGTAACACTCCTTTGCGCGATCAAAAGCATTCTGTTTAGCGTAGCAGATGCCACGCAGAAAACACATAGCAGCTTCATATCTCCTATtggcagcctcctcctcagcagctgGATCGCGACGTCGTCCGTGGCGTGGCTGAGTCTTGCGCTTGCTACTCGCGCCATTGGTTATAAGATGCGTTGGGTTACGATCGCCGAGAATAGAAAGAGCTTCGTCGAAGCGGGACTGTTTTATAAGGCAGTGACCGGCGAGATAGCGACATGATGGGTTTCTGGCGATGAGGTCTTGGCTGGAGAGAAATGCTTGGGCGCGCGTGTAGTTTCCTGTCGCGAAGTGGACTTGGGCGAGCCAGAAGGCATCTTGATCGTCATCTATCGAGATATGATGTTAGACAATGGAGAAGAGATTTGTTTATATCAGTATATCACGAACTGGTCAGTGCAAGTAGCTTGTCGCCGATAAATATGGCCGACTCATATTGCGCCTTGTTGAGGGCATCTTGCCTCCATTCCCTCAAGAAATTCTCCATTCCTAATTTATTCGCAGTTCATTGAGTGCTGGGGCCTAGTCGTCAGGTATTCGGTTTATCTGTGGCTCCGCGTGTTGCGATATAGGGTTGGTCTGGAGATGGTTTGTTTGGAATAACGTCAATCAACATCCCACCAAAAGTCAACAATGACCTGGATCTAATCTCACCGCAAGCCCGCCCGGCCGTTGTTTGCGCCTCCACCAGagcctaccttacctaggtagcgTGTGAAGGGCGTTCTGAGAAGCGACAGCGGGCGTGgctccagcaacagcggGGTAGCTTATACTGTAGCGTGCCTCTGCCAGAGGCGATAAAAAAGTTGGCGGGGTCGAATTTGTAGCGTATCAGAAGCCATCAATTTGGCACTCGCCGATACAGGAGTCTGTCATGCAGTCAAGTTTT
Protein-coding regions in this window:
- a CDS encoding anaphase-promoting complex subunit 6, whose amino-acid sequence is MENFLREWRQDALNKAQYESAIFIGDKLLALTNDDQDAFWLAQVHFATGNYTRAQAFLSSQDLIARNPSCRYLAGHCLIKQSRFDEALSILGDRNPTHLITNGASSKRKTQPRHGRRRDPAAEEEAANRRYEAAMCFLRGICYAKQNAFDRAKECYKDAVRIDVQCFEAFQQLMSNSLLSPDEEWQFLESLDFDSIHVSGDVSSSQQAADFTKMLYTTRLSKYRNPAAFETAYDSLSTHYHLASNPDLQLARADLLYTQCRYRDALNITNGILQEDKYNFSVYPVHLACLFELKEKNLLFLIAHDLADSHPEEPCSWLAVGIYYFSIGKIPEARRYFSKASMMDAHFGPAWIGFAHTFAAEGEHDQAISAYSTAARLFMGTHLPQVFLGMQNHALNNMTLAEEFLKTAYGLCKTDPLLLNEMGIVKYHQDKPKEAAQYFTAALKIADDMDSDPSAWLATRTNLGHAFRRLRHFNRALAEFDEVLRQGGKDAAIFSAKGLILMEQSKPDEAVVVLHEALAINPQDSIATELLNKALEETALIDGAAESEAEDLLDFERTLGQRKHDAAVKVNGSRKTPGRPEKGKGRLRRTRRMTVLEDEDGSPEKEGSMMEMSDDE